The Campylobacter hyointestinalis subsp. hyointestinalis nucleotide sequence TAAAGATACAGGAGATAAAAAATGAAATATTTATTTATAACACTAGTTGCCATTTTGCTAAGCGGATGTATAGCAAAACAAGGCGTACAAAGCAGATACTACGAGCTTGAAAATGTAGCTAAACCAAATTTCAAATGCGATAGAAGTGCAAATATAGATGTATTTATAGATAAGATAAAAATGTTAGATATTTATCAAAGCAGAAATATAATTTATAAGCAAAATAGTCAAATTTCATATCTAAAAGATGCGAAATTCGCCTCATATCCAAACGTGATGATCTATAAATCTTTGATAGATTATCTACAAAATCA carries:
- a CDS encoding ABC-type transport auxiliary lipoprotein family protein, translating into MKYLFITLVAILLSGCIAKQGVQSRYYELENVAKPNFKCDRSANIDVFIDKIKMLDIYQSRNIIYKQNSQISYLKDAKFASYPNVMIYKSLIDYLQNHCKFKPVLSSKEGFLNLKITILDIYVSQNEAKISAFVSVNNDKKVLVNSVLSQTKSIDKFSEENAINALNLALANIQDQIYDLLTSALTTTSNN